The bacterium genome includes a window with the following:
- a CDS encoding prepilin-type N-terminal cleavage/methylation domain-containing protein, which yields MKRSGFTLIELLVVIAIIMILASILFPVFA from the coding sequence ATGAAACGATCTGGTTTTACTCTGATAGAGCTTTTGGTCGTGATTGCGATAATCATGATCTTGGCATCGATCCTCTTTCCCGTGTTCGC